AGTCATTAACCATGAGATCGAGAGATTAAGATCTCGCTAAAGGTCCAAATGCTTATTGGGAACGTGGAACCACCATGGAACTTatgttttattgaaattttgGAGAGTatcaacatttatttttttaaattaataaatgctTGTCCATGATTTAGAGTGTAAAAAGCTTCAGGAAAGGTAAGAAAGACAATGTTTCACTGGAAGGTGCCTAGATCCGGTAAGGAGCTGTTTTACACGACAGAGGAAACTACTTCGTTGAACCCATAAACCGTTTTTCTTGTTTCATCCATCGTATAAAATACAAGCTGAAAACGCTGGTTTGAGCCAAAGTTTGCTGGAcgttaaaaaaatgttttcacaAAATAATACTCGTATTGATTATCAACATTTGATTGAATATTAAAAAGATGAGTTTCCCCTCAGAATCGAAGAACTTATCAACATTGATTATCTCAGACAAGGCTGAAACTTATTATAGAGATTTTCTCGAATCATCATTGGGTACCAAACCAGAAAAATGAACAAGATCgtgaaactaaaatttaaaaaacgtaacactaataaaagaaaaaaaaagacgaatCTAGTTCCCTCAGACAAATTGAGTTTGCTTCGACACTGATATATTCAGACAAGGCTGAAACTATATAGTAATGGTTATTCGATCATCGGGAACTTTAACGCCTAAATTGCAAAACCACAAAACATAAAATCGAAAACAAGAATGCCAGGAGATCCTAGTTTCTGAGAAAACGCTACTTGTTGTTGATGTTGCTCTGCTCCTGAAGTGGCGGCCTTTATAAAGGAAAGCCCTAATCTCTACTCTGGACACTACTAATAAATAACAAAGAAAAGTCCTCATAATTTAAACGCTTCATACATTTCACCCGTGATTTATTATATTCACAACAAGGGTCCTATTACCAGTCACAGAGAATATCTTTGCCTGTTCATTATTGAGCTATCTTGCATGCATTATTCTTCTGGTGTAATTGATAAAACAATGAggtttttcttgttcttgtacaaGTTTGCTATTGACCAACACCATTAGGTTAATATGAAGAGCCATCGATGATCTAAATGGAACAATTATTATCTATTGATCTAAGTGGTAGATAAAGATTCAATGGGattatttgtaaataaaataataatttaatcatACAAAAGTAAATGAACATAAGCAATGCTCCGTTTTATGATCATCACTCGCCAGGAGAGTAAAATGTACAACACAAACTGAAATGGTATAAAagtacacacacacacacactgtTCCATACATATAAATGCACAACACTAGAGACACCGGTGGAGCCTCCTCATGGAGCATGCGACTGCACAGCTTCTTGAAGGCTCTTGACAGCGCTATCATAAGTCACAAACCCCATGAACCAGAACTCGTGGTTGTCGACAGAAATCACTTGTATGTACTTCTCAGATGTGTTCACTCTGCTTGTTGACGGGTTCACTGCCTTCAGCTGGTTCACCGGAAGTACCACCTGTTCATGTTGGATCATCATCATATCAAAGTCATCACTCACAGACTCtacaaagaaaagaatgaaCATAGGACACAATAGCCAGTAGTATTACCTTGTAATAGCTCCACTTGGTCAGATCACCTTCCTTGTAGGAAAGAGGAGCGTCACTACAGAACGCAAGCTTGTGCGTAGAAAGATACATAACACCCATGACAGGACCAGCAGAAGTAGACAAGTAGCAAGCATAGTTCTTGCGAAGCTGCTCATCGGGAAAGCACTCAAACGTCTGCTTGAAGACCTTCTCATATCCACCTTCCGCAAGTATCTTGGTCCCCTGAGCGATTCGAGAAACAGCAGCATCAGCTACACTTGGGCCTGTTTTCactgataaaaaagaaaaaaaaagatatcactCAAATCATATACACTATACATATCTACACAACACTAGTTCCTCCTCACACAAAGCAAGAAACACTAGATTCATCATCAAAAGAAGAAGGGGAGCTTCTTACAGTGCTGCCAAACGTTGCCGGAGAGATCCTGAGCCTTCTTGGTGGCGTCTGCTGCCATCTTCCCCCATTTCCCAAGCGTATCCTTCACAGAGTCCATTGTATCTGCCACAATCACCAAACATCGATCGATCAATCTATCAGATATAGTACACGTTAGCACGTGGTGTGTATGTTAGCAAGTTATATATACAAGGTGTTGTTAGCTAACTTACACTCTAACTAACTTGCTAACATACACACCACGTGCTAACGTGTACTCTATCTGATACAATCAATCAAATTCGATAGGATGCGAGATCGGATGAAGCGAAGTAGCTTACTCTTGGGGACAGGGGAAGGAGAGACGTAAGGATTGAACTCAGGCGGCATGGTGGTGGCGGCGGCGTTGCCGGAGACGggagcaggaggaggaggagtgaCGTCGTTGGGATCGAGCTTAGGGTAAGGAGCGTAGTCAG
The sequence above is a segment of the Raphanus sativus cultivar WK10039 unplaced genomic scaffold, ASM80110v3 Scaffold1230, whole genome shotgun sequence genome. Coding sequences within it:
- the LOC108818760 gene encoding GEM-like protein 1; its protein translation is MSGHENHDDVSRISTPSSASSDPKAPHSSDYAPYPKLDPNDVTPPPPAPVSGNAAATTMPPEFNPYVSPSPVPKNTMDSVKDTLGKWGKMAADATKKAQDLSGNVWQHLKTGPSVADAAVSRIAQGTKILAEGGYEKVFKQTFECFPDEQLRKNYACYLSTSAGPVMGVMYLSTHKLAFCSDAPLSYKEGDLTKWSYYKVVLPVNQLKAVNPSTSRVNTSEKYIQVISVDNHEFWFMGFVTYDSAVKSLQEAVQSHAP